In Trichocoleus desertorum NBK24, the following are encoded in one genomic region:
- a CDS encoding bifunctional 2-polyprenyl-6-hydroxyphenol methylase/3-demethylubiquinol 3-O-methyltransferase UbiG, whose amino-acid sequence MNLKSSLETWLPPGFITIAKLATGKTPEQKVKRYLQNGCIPWSPGYELYKENLIHRTLQDQTLIESFKSEKSLPQNYGIRLDERCVEYPWLFSRLPYEATHILDAGSSLNYEYILEQPYFENKHIHIVTLAPEPQCFWYKGVSYLFEDLRNLPLKSSFYDAIVCLSTLEHVGLDNTQYSEGDRYNETRSSDFKLAINELKRVLKPGGSLFISIPFGQYQNLGYFQQFDSRLLSETVEAFGSCQDIHKTFFRYTASGWRFSPEEECADCMYVKASEWMSSDATNASKTGKNRSGLAASAQAVACIHIVY is encoded by the coding sequence ATGAATCTAAAGAGTTCTCTAGAGACCTGGTTACCACCTGGTTTTATCACCATAGCTAAATTAGCAACTGGTAAAACACCCGAGCAAAAGGTTAAACGATATTTACAAAATGGCTGTATCCCTTGGTCACCCGGATATGAGCTTTATAAAGAAAATTTAATTCATAGAACATTGCAAGATCAGACATTGATCGAATCTTTTAAGTCAGAGAAGTCATTGCCGCAAAATTACGGCATTCGTCTTGATGAGAGATGCGTGGAGTATCCCTGGCTTTTCTCAAGACTACCCTATGAAGCTACCCACATCTTAGATGCAGGGTCTAGTCTCAACTACGAATACATCTTGGAGCAGCCTTACTTTGAGAACAAGCATATCCATATCGTGACCTTAGCACCTGAGCCACAATGTTTTTGGTATAAAGGAGTGTCTTACCTCTTTGAAGATCTGAGAAATTTGCCGCTCAAAAGCAGTTTCTATGATGCTATTGTTTGCCTTTCTACCTTGGAGCATGTTGGCCTAGATAATACTCAATATTCTGAAGGCGATCGCTATAATGAAACACGATCTAGTGACTTTAAGCTGGCCATCAACGAACTAAAGCGAGTTCTCAAGCCAGGCGGCTCGCTATTTATTAGCATACCCTTCGGTCAATATCAAAATTTGGGGTACTTCCAGCAATTCGACTCCAGACTGCTATCAGAAACTGTTGAAGCGTTTGGCTCCTGTCAAGATATACACAAGACTTTCTTTAGGTATACGGCTAGCGGGTGGCGGTTTTCTCCAGAAGAAGAGTGCGCCGACTGTATGTACGTGAAAGCTTCTGAATGGATGTCTAGCGATGCCACAAACGCCAGTAAAACTGGGAAAAATAGAAGTGGACTGGCGGCGTCGGCCCAGGCCGTAGCTTGCATCCATATTGTTTATTAA
- a CDS encoding DegT/DnrJ/EryC1/StrS aminotransferase family protein, producing MNFIPVNEPALQGNEKKYLLECLETGWISSEGPFIQRFETEFAQRVGRQYAITVSNGSAALEVAIAALSIKPGDEVILPTFTIISCAAAIVRAGATPILVDADPITWNMDVGHLESCITPNTKAIMVAHIYGLPVDMEPVLTIAKQHNLAIIEDAAEMHGQTYQGQPCGSFGEISTFSFYANKHITTGEGGMVVTNDPDLAERCRSLRNLCFQPQQRFVHEELGWNFRMGNLQAALGVAQLEQLDSFVQRKREIGQRYTKGLFGLKGVQLPLAATNYANNIYWVYGLVLEDTLPFDAKEAMHRLKAKGVGTRPFFWPMHEQPAFQKIGLFQGEKHPVSENIARRGFYIPSGLALTDEQIDQVIARVKEIAA from the coding sequence ATGAACTTTATCCCCGTCAATGAACCAGCGCTGCAGGGCAACGAAAAGAAGTATCTTCTAGAATGTCTCGAAACGGGGTGGATTTCTTCGGAGGGGCCATTCATTCAGCGATTTGAGACCGAGTTTGCCCAAAGAGTAGGCCGCCAGTATGCCATTACTGTATCCAATGGGTCAGCTGCATTAGAAGTTGCGATCGCTGCCCTCAGTATTAAACCAGGAGATGAAGTCATTTTGCCGACCTTCACCATCATTTCCTGTGCTGCTGCGATTGTTCGAGCGGGTGCAACACCCATCTTAGTAGATGCCGACCCTATTACCTGGAACATGGACGTTGGCCATTTAGAGAGCTGCATCACTCCAAACACAAAAGCCATCATGGTAGCGCATATTTACGGCCTTCCCGTCGATATGGAACCGGTTTTGACAATTGCTAAGCAGCATAACCTAGCCATTATTGAAGATGCCGCCGAGATGCACGGCCAAACCTATCAGGGCCAACCCTGCGGCAGCTTTGGAGAAATTAGCACCTTTAGCTTTTACGCCAATAAGCACATCACCACTGGAGAAGGCGGCATGGTGGTTACGAATGATCCTGACTTAGCTGAACGATGTCGATCGCTTCGTAACCTGTGCTTCCAACCTCAGCAACGCTTTGTCCATGAAGAACTGGGTTGGAACTTCCGCATGGGTAACCTGCAAGCCGCCCTGGGAGTCGCTCAGCTGGAGCAGCTCGATAGCTTTGTTCAACGTAAACGCGAGATAGGCCAGCGCTACACCAAGGGACTATTCGGGTTGAAGGGAGTACAGCTACCATTAGCTGCTACCAACTATGCCAACAATATTTACTGGGTCTATGGCCTGGTGCTAGAAGACACTTTACCATTTGATGCTAAGGAAGCCATGCATCGCCTGAAAGCCAAAGGAGTTGGCACTCGCCCTTTCTTCTGGCCGATGCACGAGCAGCCCGCTTTTCAAAAGATAGGTCTCTTTCAAGGAGAGAAGCACCCCGTTTCAGAAAACATAGCTCGACGAGGATTCTATATTCCGAGTGGTTTGGCCTTGACCGATGAGCAAATCGATCAGGTGATTGCTAGGGTCAAGGAGATAGCAGCATGA
- a CDS encoding class I SAM-dependent methyltransferase, whose amino-acid sequence MSIFQAYAEYYDLLYRDKDYQKESEFIQQLIKAHAPSTQTILELGSGTGRHAEYLAQQGYSIVGVERSEDMLSHCRQRQATQDRTLAQRLKFLQGDLRDIRLEQVFDCILSLFHVISYQISNADLIAAFKTVNLHLKPGGVFIFDVWYGPAVLHDKPQVRVKHLQDGNCTVTRIAKPTLHLNDNLVDVNYQILVKYPDQGTYQELQELHQMRYLFKTEVDWLLNQAGMNLIKYGEWMTHAPAGLDTWGVYFVAAKP is encoded by the coding sequence ATGAGCATATTCCAAGCCTATGCTGAATACTACGATCTCCTGTATCGGGATAAAGACTATCAAAAAGAGTCTGAGTTCATTCAGCAACTCATAAAAGCCCATGCACCCTCTACCCAAACTATCCTGGAGCTAGGAAGCGGCACCGGTCGTCACGCCGAGTATCTAGCTCAGCAGGGCTACAGCATTGTGGGTGTGGAAAGAAGCGAGGACATGCTGTCCCACTGTCGCCAACGCCAAGCTACCCAAGATAGAACCCTGGCCCAAAGACTCAAGTTCTTACAGGGTGATTTGAGAGACATTAGGCTTGAGCAAGTGTTTGACTGCATTCTTTCCCTCTTTCACGTCATCAGTTACCAAATCAGCAACGCCGATCTGATAGCTGCCTTTAAGACGGTCAACCTTCATTTAAAACCAGGAGGAGTCTTTATTTTCGATGTCTGGTATGGCCCCGCAGTTCTGCACGACAAGCCTCAAGTCAGGGTCAAGCACCTGCAAGATGGAAATTGCACGGTCACCCGGATTGCCAAGCCAACCCTACACCTCAATGACAACCTTGTTGATGTCAACTATCAGATCCTAGTGAAATATCCTGACCAGGGTACTTACCAGGAATTGCAGGAACTGCATCAGATGCGCTATCTGTTTAAGACTGAAGTTGACTGGCTGCTCAATCAAGCCGGAATGAACCTAATCAAGTACGGCGAGTGGATGACCCACGCTCCGGCAGGGCTTGACACTTGGGGAGTCTATTTTGTCGCTGCAAAGCCATGA
- a CDS encoding glycosyltransferase family 1 protein, protein MSNPNALFLPISWPEAYFHEFIQSNDFDFCWLLSPYALTQQPVQAVPFAVTVWDLQHRLQPYFPEISLNKQWESREAFYDRRLKQATYVVTGTQRGKHEIEIFYQIASERIEILPFPTPEFALNQTDRAIDKNSFLQQYSLPPDYFFYPAQFWPHKNHFALLKALKLLNEKHHINASVVLTGSNKGNVDYVKSLIEKFDLKSRVHILGFIPQVDLAYLYKFALALVFPTYFGPDNLPPLEAFALGCPVIASDVPGASEQLGEAALLVKPNDIDQIALAMKTIYEDTNLHYNLTQKGLTRAKAWTTQDYVNQMLSLLDQFETIRSCWPSNGFLSHRS, encoded by the coding sequence TTGAGTAATCCTAACGCCCTATTTTTGCCCATTAGCTGGCCAGAAGCCTACTTTCACGAATTTATTCAATCCAACGATTTTGACTTTTGCTGGCTGCTGTCTCCCTACGCCCTAACCCAGCAGCCTGTGCAAGCGGTACCCTTTGCAGTAACGGTCTGGGATTTGCAGCATCGGCTACAGCCCTACTTCCCCGAAATCAGCCTTAATAAACAGTGGGAGTCTAGAGAAGCCTTCTATGATAGACGGCTCAAACAGGCGACCTATGTAGTTACGGGAACACAAAGAGGCAAGCATGAAATTGAAATCTTTTATCAGATTGCCTCTGAACGCATAGAGATCTTGCCTTTTCCAACACCTGAATTTGCCTTGAATCAAACAGATCGAGCCATTGATAAAAACTCATTTCTGCAACAATACAGCCTTCCTCCTGATTATTTTTTCTATCCAGCCCAATTCTGGCCCCACAAAAACCATTTTGCTCTGCTCAAAGCGCTGAAGCTCCTCAATGAAAAGCACCACATCAATGCTTCAGTCGTGCTGACGGGTTCTAACAAGGGAAATGTTGATTACGTAAAAAGCCTAATTGAAAAATTTGACCTTAAGAGTAGAGTTCATATCTTAGGATTTATTCCCCAAGTTGATTTAGCTTATCTCTATAAATTTGCACTGGCATTAGTCTTTCCAACCTATTTCGGGCCTGACAACTTACCCCCGTTGGAAGCATTTGCTTTGGGTTGCCCAGTCATTGCCTCAGACGTGCCAGGTGCCTCCGAGCAGCTAGGGGAGGCGGCCCTGCTGGTAAAACCCAATGACATTGACCAGATAGCCCTGGCTATGAAGACCATCTACGAAGACACAAACCTACACTACAACCTTACTCAAAAAGGCTTAACTAGAGCAAAAGCCTGGACAACCCAAGACTATGTCAACCAGATGCTGTCGCTTCTAGATCAGTTTGAAACAATTAGAAGCTGTTGGCCAAGTAATGGGTTTTTGAGTCATCGTTCTTAA
- a CDS encoding glycosyltransferase family 2 protein, with product MADQVYILIPVHNRRAITLDCLDTLQRNGDLDRYSVVVIDDGSTDGTAEVISGAYPVVTVLQGDGKLWWTGAIAKGMEYAYHQGADYFIWLNDDTLPLPTALTQLVEQCRAAPRCIATGQCYASTQLLKPSYGGQIKRSFSIQLIATPKGQKRACDCMSGNLVCLPRSAVVDIGYPPAKQLPHCRADIVYTLNAKRAGYDLKVVGDVIAIAPLNPLDESWASSPVPMSQRWRQLASLKSNIHPSTYWLYCHQVFGWLGPILFVWVYIKLLGFTVARGVLPLDWLKKIKTLKDSKLQAGLW from the coding sequence ATGGCTGATCAGGTTTACATTCTAATTCCCGTCCACAACCGTAGAGCCATTACGCTGGATTGCCTAGATACCCTCCAGCGCAACGGCGACCTCGACCGCTACTCCGTTGTAGTTATTGACGATGGCTCCACTGATGGCACCGCCGAGGTCATCAGTGGAGCCTACCCTGTCGTCACAGTTCTACAGGGCGACGGCAAGCTGTGGTGGACGGGAGCGATCGCAAAAGGCATGGAGTACGCCTACCATCAGGGAGCTGACTACTTTATCTGGCTCAATGACGACACCCTACCGCTGCCCACAGCTCTAACCCAGTTAGTTGAACAATGCAGAGCTGCCCCTAGATGTATCGCGACAGGCCAGTGCTATGCCAGTACCCAGCTTCTGAAGCCGAGCTACGGCGGGCAAATTAAGCGCTCCTTCTCCATTCAGCTAATTGCGACCCCTAAAGGGCAGAAAAGAGCCTGCGACTGCATGAGCGGCAATTTAGTCTGTTTGCCTCGCTCTGCCGTGGTGGATATTGGCTATCCTCCCGCAAAGCAGTTGCCCCATTGTCGAGCGGATATTGTTTATACCTTAAACGCCAAGCGAGCAGGCTATGACCTTAAAGTGGTGGGAGATGTGATTGCGATCGCACCTCTCAACCCTTTAGATGAGAGTTGGGCCTCTAGCCCTGTGCCCATGAGCCAGCGATGGAGACAGTTAGCTAGTCTGAAATCCAACATCCATCCATCCACTTATTGGCTCTACTGCCATCAAGTCTTTGGGTGGCTAGGACCAATCTTGTTTGTCTGGGTTTATATCAAGCTTCTGGGGTTTACTGTAGCTAGAGGAGTGCTACCGCTCGATTGGCTCAAGAAGATCAAGACTCTGAAAGACTCAAAGTTACAAGCCGGGCTTTGGTAA
- a CDS encoding glycosyltransferase family 2 protein: protein MRIISMSKGIFILIPVHNRRETTLRGLRQLYQDTTIQNWPDLHLVVIDDGSTDGTEAALRNEFPAVTILRGNGHLWWTGAIRKGMEYAYNKGCEAVFWLNDDCPPSAGSLAKMHEASVYQGNALIGAACYIAETDVLKPTGAQGRTPVAAKPGEMMPVDEMSGHCVYIPRVVMDAIGCPDIQRFPHYHGDSSYTLQATRAGFRAYILGDAKVSHPGIIKAKPEDFADFQKATPIQTFKQIFLSQKSLYYWPTQFFYNTEKYGFWQGIGLFSLKSIRWLIKWVWLNTV, encoded by the coding sequence ATGAGAATCATTTCAATGAGCAAGGGTATATTCATTCTTATTCCTGTTCATAACCGCCGAGAAACAACCTTACGCGGCTTAAGACAGCTGTATCAGGATACCACGATCCAAAATTGGCCCGACCTTCATCTTGTTGTCATCGACGATGGCTCAACAGATGGTACAGAAGCTGCCCTGAGAAATGAGTTTCCAGCAGTGACGATTTTGCGGGGTAACGGGCATCTCTGGTGGACAGGAGCTATTCGGAAAGGTATGGAATATGCCTACAACAAAGGGTGTGAAGCCGTCTTCTGGCTTAACGATGACTGCCCTCCCAGCGCCGGCAGCTTAGCAAAAATGCATGAAGCCTCTGTCTATCAAGGCAACGCCCTTATTGGAGCGGCCTGCTACATTGCCGAAACCGATGTTTTGAAACCGACTGGTGCTCAGGGTAGAACTCCAGTAGCGGCCAAACCAGGAGAAATGATGCCTGTAGATGAAATGAGCGGGCACTGCGTTTACATTCCCAGAGTTGTAATGGATGCGATTGGTTGTCCAGATATACAGCGCTTTCCCCATTATCATGGCGATAGCAGCTATACACTGCAAGCCACCCGCGCTGGTTTTCGGGCTTACATTCTTGGCGATGCCAAAGTTTCCCACCCTGGAATCATCAAGGCAAAGCCTGAAGACTTCGCTGATTTTCAAAAAGCAACCCCCATTCAAACGTTCAAACAGATTTTCCTGAGTCAAAAGTCACTCTACTACTGGCCAACTCAATTTTTCTATAACACTGAAAAATACGGCTTCTGGCAAGGAATAGGTCTATTCTCCTTGAAATCAATTCGATGGTTGATCAAATGGGTTTGGCTTAACACCGTATAG
- a CDS encoding DUF563 domain-containing protein: MLPAIPTFDQIVCSRDTAINREALHALGLGNRKILSLNQAKHYKCDLLITPSYIAPTGEPSPYLVELITEAVQPLISRAKNYPEKIFISRKLARSRRIINEDAIFQFFESQGYTRINLEDLPWRDQINIFYHAQEIFAPHGAGLANLIFCSRKPLVIELFNTKYLHWCFWRLAALVGARYLPIALPRMELVEHSLAAGNLDINVSNPAELISLYQSLRANL, encoded by the coding sequence TTGCTACCAGCTATTCCCACTTTCGATCAGATTGTTTGTTCAAGAGACACAGCTATCAATCGAGAAGCCCTCCACGCACTAGGATTAGGAAACAGAAAGATACTCTCTCTCAATCAAGCAAAACACTACAAATGTGACTTGCTAATTACACCCTCTTATATAGCGCCTACAGGCGAGCCTAGTCCGTATCTAGTTGAACTAATAACCGAAGCTGTTCAACCTCTCATCTCTAGAGCAAAAAACTATCCAGAGAAAATATTTATTTCCCGCAAGCTAGCGCGTAGCAGGAGAATTATCAATGAGGATGCCATATTTCAGTTTTTCGAGTCCCAAGGTTACACTCGCATTAATCTGGAAGATTTACCTTGGAGGGATCAAATAAATATTTTCTATCACGCTCAGGAAATATTTGCCCCTCACGGAGCTGGATTGGCAAACTTGATTTTCTGCTCTAGAAAGCCTCTGGTCATAGAGCTTTTCAACACAAAATACCTGCATTGGTGTTTCTGGCGGTTGGCCGCATTGGTTGGTGCAAGATATTTGCCAATAGCCCTTCCTCGCATGGAGCTTGTTGAGCATAGCCTTGCTGCTGGCAACCTGGATATTAATGTTAGTAACCCAGCTGAGCTAATCTCGTTATATCAGAGCCTAAGGGCTAATCTCTAA
- a CDS encoding glycosyltransferase family 4 protein: MNLLYTLTAYPPYIGGAQLHQHLLAQHLKSHHQIQVFSHWDHNRTDWLLGTTLRAPSQSCSYTIDEIPVHRLGLSWREKLRMAPWLPLYYPWMSVALPAIAQPLIQHLQPFAQAATLIHNVRIGREGLSYASWHVAQQRQIPFVLTPVHHPRWVGWRYQQYIQLYRLADAVITLTEAEKQIIIRLGVREERIAVTGMGPVLAPQADALAFLKTHQIMGPMVLFLGQHYRYKGYQQVLQAAHLVWQKVPDAHFVFIGPAVKQSERDFQNRDPRIHRLGKVDLQEKTNALAACTLLCVPSSQESFGGVYTEAWRFAKPVIGCSIPAVAEVIEDGVNGYLAEQDPSQIASRICDLLCNPATAEEMGLVGQRKVEARYTWPKIAALTERIYEQALNGLEVGHD, from the coding sequence ATGAACCTCCTCTATACCCTCACTGCCTATCCGCCCTACATTGGCGGTGCACAACTGCATCAACATTTGCTGGCCCAACACTTAAAAAGTCACCATCAAATTCAGGTTTTTAGCCATTGGGATCACAACCGCACAGATTGGTTATTGGGTACGACACTACGAGCACCTAGCCAAAGTTGTTCCTATACCATTGATGAGATTCCTGTGCATCGGTTGGGTCTGTCATGGCGAGAAAAGCTTCGGATGGCTCCTTGGTTACCGCTGTACTATCCTTGGATGAGTGTAGCTCTCCCAGCGATCGCCCAACCGCTCATTCAGCATTTGCAACCTTTTGCACAGGCAGCCACTCTTATTCATAATGTGCGTATTGGTCGAGAGGGCTTGAGTTATGCGTCTTGGCACGTTGCCCAACAACGTCAGATTCCTTTTGTCTTGACCCCAGTTCACCATCCTCGTTGGGTAGGCTGGCGCTATCAGCAATATATTCAGCTTTACCGACTTGCAGATGCTGTGATTACTCTGACAGAAGCAGAAAAACAGATCATCATCAGGTTGGGAGTTCGGGAAGAGCGAATTGCAGTAACTGGTATGGGGCCTGTTCTTGCGCCTCAAGCTGATGCCCTTGCATTCCTTAAAACGCATCAAATTATGGGTCCGATGGTTTTATTTCTGGGGCAGCATTACCGCTACAAGGGGTACCAACAAGTTTTACAAGCAGCTCACTTAGTTTGGCAAAAGGTTCCTGACGCTCATTTTGTCTTTATTGGGCCAGCAGTTAAGCAATCAGAGCGTGATTTTCAAAATCGTGACCCTCGAATTCATCGTTTAGGCAAAGTAGATCTACAAGAGAAAACCAATGCTTTAGCGGCTTGTACCTTGTTGTGCGTACCCTCAAGCCAGGAAAGTTTTGGGGGTGTTTACACTGAAGCCTGGCGCTTTGCTAAACCCGTGATTGGCTGTTCTATTCCTGCTGTAGCTGAGGTGATTGAAGACGGAGTGAATGGTTATTTAGCGGAGCAAGACCCTAGCCAGATTGCTAGCCGAATCTGTGATTTACTTTGCAACCCTGCTACTGCTGAGGAGATGGGTTTAGTAGGGCAACGTAAGGTAGAAGCCCGCTATACTTGGCCAAAAATTGCAGCTCTAACCGAACGAATTTACGAACAAGCCCTAAATGGTTTAGAAGTTGGGCATGATTAA
- a CDS encoding WecB/TagA/CpsF family glycosyltransferase, which translates to MLPKLSQQFILGSRVDATSYEDACDRIQAWAEARNSCYVVAANVHVVMTAYWKRQYREIINQAALVTPDGMPLVWALRLLGLKGQSRVYGPDLMLAWCDRATHLEMPIYLYGGTESMLEKLRHNLTQQFPSLAIVGTYAPPFRPLTLEEELADVQRINDSGALVVFMGLGCPKQEEWMARQRDKVTAVMIGVGAAFSFHSGEVAQAPRWMMKVGLEWLYRFSQEPGRLWQRYCINNPAFVILFGWQLLQHWLHPNN; encoded by the coding sequence GTGCTCCCCAAACTTTCCCAGCAGTTTATTTTAGGTAGTCGTGTTGATGCTACAAGTTATGAGGATGCTTGCGATCGCATCCAAGCTTGGGCCGAAGCTCGAAACTCCTGCTACGTCGTCGCCGCTAATGTTCATGTAGTGATGACAGCTTATTGGAAGCGACAGTACCGAGAAATCATTAATCAAGCTGCTCTAGTAACTCCAGATGGAATGCCGTTAGTCTGGGCTTTGAGATTGCTGGGGTTGAAAGGCCAAAGCAGAGTTTATGGACCGGATTTAATGCTGGCTTGGTGCGATCGCGCCACTCACTTAGAGATGCCTATCTATTTATATGGCGGTACTGAGTCAATGCTGGAGAAGTTGCGGCACAATCTGACTCAGCAATTTCCGAGTTTGGCGATCGTAGGTACTTATGCACCACCCTTCCGCCCCCTCACCTTAGAGGAAGAGCTAGCAGATGTTCAGCGAATTAATGACTCTGGAGCCTTGGTCGTTTTTATGGGCTTGGGCTGTCCTAAGCAGGAGGAATGGATGGCTCGTCAACGAGACAAAGTTACTGCTGTAATGATTGGTGTGGGTGCAGCTTTTAGTTTTCATAGTGGAGAAGTGGCTCAGGCACCGCGCTGGATGATGAAAGTAGGCTTGGAGTGGCTATACCGATTTTCCCAAGAACCAGGACGTTTGTGGCAGCGTTACTGCATCAATAATCCCGCATTTGTCATCCTGTTTGGTTGGCAATTGTTACAACACTGGCTACATCCAAACAATTAA
- a CDS encoding FkbM family methyltransferase: protein MPESPELAQLLKLTSSENYVSREEFFKLIDYLLLSQLNAQTSLQTGSASNQKLRDLFLRLLAILQPTVFCDIGSRDGESAIQVNHLLPDCECYGFEANPKIYEQFYSKVKDISPNVNYLNLAIGDVNHPVKLFAPKTITKVLVENEIIEVNTPEPEDTGRTSLLRRNEDITYEEFEVQCFRLDEYWVEQKVNITKQRLALWIDVEGAADKVLLGANQSLQQAAIVFIEVEGIEFWKQQQQGHDIARSLIHQGFIPIARDREYYDKQFNLLFVKQDYLEVVYPALFNLKDDLNATKLIYDVQNIYERVDIVEDFLNESLEECLNPILQKESTVKNKLNNKKNDILLTPIFSNTYTLCHLPIYIPCFNNLTYLKNTIEQLHRLECHNIIVLNNASTYPPLLQYFQEIEKEIVIIHLPENHGPHFVFSDNLIYSFLPPYFCLTDPDLTFNSSLPSDFMDQLLQLTEEFKVGKAGFALDISQPDLMVEEEFLIDNKHYKIWEWESQFWKQSLRENIYKAELDTTFAVYNKKYFDRRFPTKNAVRVGSNFVCRHLPWYQDNLLPSDEEKFYRKTSRYSYYLKENS, encoded by the coding sequence ATGCCTGAGTCACCAGAACTTGCTCAATTATTAAAGTTGACCTCCTCCGAGAACTATGTTTCTAGAGAAGAGTTCTTTAAATTAATAGATTATTTACTGCTCAGTCAGCTGAACGCACAGACTAGCTTGCAAACTGGATCAGCAAGCAACCAAAAGCTACGGGATCTTTTTCTTCGTCTGCTTGCGATCTTGCAGCCCACAGTCTTCTGTGATATTGGTTCCAGAGATGGGGAGAGTGCAATTCAGGTAAATCACCTTCTACCCGATTGTGAATGTTATGGCTTTGAAGCGAACCCTAAAATCTATGAACAATTTTATTCAAAAGTGAAAGACATTAGCCCTAATGTGAATTATTTAAATCTTGCTATTGGGGATGTTAATCATCCCGTAAAACTATTTGCACCCAAAACGATTACTAAAGTCTTAGTTGAAAATGAAATTATTGAAGTCAACACACCTGAACCAGAGGATACAGGTAGAACCTCTTTATTACGGCGCAATGAAGATATTACTTACGAAGAATTTGAGGTGCAATGTTTCAGATTAGATGAATATTGGGTAGAGCAAAAGGTAAATATCACCAAACAACGCCTCGCTTTATGGATTGACGTAGAAGGTGCAGCAGACAAAGTTTTACTAGGGGCAAACCAATCTCTGCAACAGGCTGCGATTGTGTTTATCGAAGTGGAAGGAATAGAGTTTTGGAAGCAGCAACAGCAAGGGCATGATATTGCTCGCTCTCTAATTCATCAAGGATTTATTCCTATAGCACGCGATCGAGAATATTACGACAAACAGTTTAATCTTCTTTTTGTCAAACAGGACTATCTTGAGGTTGTTTATCCTGCTTTGTTTAACTTGAAAGATGACTTGAATGCCACAAAATTAATTTATGACGTTCAAAACATTTATGAAAGAGTTGATATTGTTGAGGATTTTTTAAATGAATCTCTTGAAGAATGTCTAAATCCAATCCTCCAGAAAGAATCTACAGTTAAAAACAAACTGAATAATAAAAAAAATGATATTTTACTGACTCCCATTTTTTCTAATACCTATACCCTCTGCCATTTACCAATCTACATCCCCTGCTTTAATAATCTCACTTATCTTAAAAATACAATTGAGCAGCTACATCGGTTGGAATGTCATAATATTATTGTCTTAAACAATGCTTCAACCTATCCACCTTTACTTCAGTATTTTCAGGAAATTGAAAAAGAGATAGTAATTATACATCTACCAGAAAATCATGGTCCTCATTTTGTATTTTCGGATAACTTGATTTACAGCTTTTTGCCTCCTTATTTTTGTCTTACCGATCCAGATCTAACGTTTAATTCATCACTTCCTTCTGACTTCATGGATCAATTGCTTCAGTTAACTGAAGAATTCAAGGTAGGCAAAGCTGGATTCGCTTTAGATATTTCCCAGCCAGATCTAATGGTAGAAGAAGAGTTTCTCATTGATAACAAACACTATAAAATCTGGGAGTGGGAATCACAGTTTTGGAAGCAATCTTTAAGAGAAAATATTTACAAGGCTGAGCTGGATACTACCTTTGCCGTCTACAACAAAAAGTATTTTGATCGCCGTTTTCCCACAAAAAATGCAGTTAGAGTAGGAAGCAATTTTGTTTGTCGGCATTTACCCTGGTATCAGGACAACCTTTTGCCCAGCGATGAAGAGAAGTTTTATCGCAAGACTAGTCGTTACTCCTACTACTTAAAGGAAAATTCCTAA